In a genomic window of Methanoregula sp. UBA64:
- a CDS encoding bifunctional 5,6,7,8-tetrahydromethanopterin hydro-lyase/3-hexulose-6-phosphate synthase: MYLVGEALIGEGAELAHIDLLLGNKEGPVGNAFANAVSQLSMGHTPLLAVVRPNLLTKPATVIIPKVTLKDMEQVNEMFGPVQAAVAKAIADCLEEGAFKDLDIEDIAIIASAFVHPEAKDYNRIYRYNYGATKLALHRALEKFPDAKTLVYEKDRAAHGIMGFKVQRLWDPPYLQVAMDLVDMGKVAQVLKEVPQNDHVIIEAGTPLIKKFGLNVIGEIRKLRPNAFIIADMKILDTGNLEARMAADATADAVVVSGLAPVSTIEKAISEARKVGIYSIIDMLNVQSPAKLIEKLKVKPDIVELHRAIDTEETAHAWGDIPAMKKAAGGKLLCATAGGIRVEVVKDALKAGADILVVGRGITASKDIEHAANEFIEQLNREEIDQFRVMTDF; this comes from the coding sequence ATGTATCTTGTCGGAGAAGCACTCATCGGTGAGGGCGCAGAACTCGCCCACATCGATCTTTTACTGGGCAACAAGGAAGGCCCGGTCGGGAACGCGTTCGCAAACGCGGTATCGCAGCTGTCCATGGGCCACACCCCGCTCCTTGCGGTCGTCCGCCCCAACCTGCTCACCAAGCCTGCAACGGTCATCATCCCCAAGGTGACCTTAAAGGACATGGAGCAGGTCAACGAGATGTTCGGCCCGGTCCAGGCCGCGGTTGCAAAGGCAATCGCCGACTGCCTCGAAGAGGGCGCATTTAAGGACCTCGACATTGAGGATATCGCAATTATCGCCTCCGCGTTTGTCCACCCCGAGGCAAAGGATTACAACCGGATCTACCGGTACAACTACGGTGCAACCAAGCTCGCGCTCCACCGGGCGCTCGAGAAGTTCCCCGACGCAAAGACCCTTGTCTACGAGAAGGACCGGGCAGCGCACGGTATCATGGGATTCAAGGTGCAGCGCCTCTGGGACCCGCCGTACCTGCAGGTGGCAATGGACCTCGTTGACATGGGCAAGGTTGCCCAGGTCTTAAAGGAAGTGCCGCAGAACGATCACGTGATCATCGAGGCGGGAACCCCGCTGATCAAGAAGTTCGGCTTAAATGTTATCGGCGAGATCAGGAAGCTCCGCCCCAATGCATTCATCATCGCGGACATGAAGATCCTCGACACGGGCAACCTCGAAGCCCGCATGGCAGCCGATGCAACGGCCGACGCGGTCGTGGTCTCGGGCCTTGCCCCGGTCTCGACCATCGAGAAGGCAATCTCCGAGGCCCGCAAGGTGGGCATCTACTCGATCATCGATATGCTCAACGTGCAGAGCCCGGCAAAGCTCATCGAGAAGCTTAAAGTGAAGCCCGACATCGTAGAGCTCCACCGCGCCATCGATACCGAAGAGACCGCCCATGCATGGGGCGACATCCCGGCGATGAAGAAGGCAGCGGGCGGCAAGCTCCTCTGCGCAACCGCCGGCGGTATCCGTGTCGAGGTTGTAAAGGACGCACTTAAGGCCGGAGCAGATATTCTCGTGGTCGGCCGCGGTATCACCGCGAGCAAGGACATCGAGCACGCGGCAAACGAGTTCATCGAGCAGCTCAACCGCGAAGAGATCGACCAGTTCCGGGTTATGACGGACTTTTAA
- a CDS encoding phospholipase D-like domain-containing protein codes for MNARTQLLIVAVIACAVLAAVAAGCTGTPSPGQANAGTSVNATSGSSGIHTIFVEPNDGRAIVLRTIDGAQKTITLTIYQLDDPEIVAALAAAQKRGVSVRIIYNNASFAEENVTNPNNYAIANLTPLGVKMMPGSPVFTLTHQKTLTADGSVALIMTLNLDQTFFGTTRDFGVVTNDPAQVREIEDVFEADWNYRNVTPDQPALVWSPVNAREKILRLINNSSKTLDVYNDAITDPQVIGALCNASGRGVAVRVLAADNIGSSGTNINAPALAALTASGAKAKSIAAPYIHAKVAVADYGTQKQVAYVGSAYFAAESLDQSRNLGILVTEQPILDRIETEFNKDWQVPAVPEPAG; via the coding sequence ATGAATGCCAGAACGCAGCTCCTCATCGTTGCCGTTATCGCGTGTGCGGTCCTTGCCGCTGTTGCCGCAGGCTGCACCGGGACGCCCTCCCCCGGGCAGGCAAATGCCGGGACCTCCGTGAACGCCACATCGGGAAGTTCGGGGATCCACACGATCTTTGTCGAACCCAATGACGGCCGGGCCATTGTCCTCAGGACCATTGACGGCGCACAAAAGACCATCACGCTCACCATCTACCAGCTTGACGACCCGGAGATCGTTGCTGCGCTCGCCGCGGCACAGAAGCGGGGCGTATCGGTCCGGATCATCTACAACAATGCCTCGTTTGCCGAAGAGAATGTCACGAACCCGAACAACTACGCCATTGCAAACCTCACCCCGCTCGGGGTAAAGATGATGCCCGGGTCTCCCGTATTTACCCTCACCCACCAGAAGACGCTCACCGCCGACGGGTCGGTTGCACTCATCATGACGCTCAACCTGGACCAGACATTCTTTGGGACAACCCGGGACTTCGGGGTAGTGACAAACGACCCGGCCCAGGTCAGGGAGATCGAGGACGTCTTCGAGGCGGACTGGAATTACCGGAACGTAACTCCCGACCAGCCGGCGCTTGTCTGGAGCCCGGTCAATGCCCGGGAGAAGATCCTCCGGCTCATCAACAACTCCTCGAAAACGCTTGATGTCTATAACGATGCGATCACCGACCCGCAGGTGATCGGGGCGCTGTGCAATGCATCGGGGCGGGGCGTTGCCGTGCGGGTGCTTGCAGCCGATAATATCGGCAGCAGCGGGACGAACATCAATGCCCCGGCGCTTGCCGCGCTTACCGCGAGCGGCGCCAAGGCAAAATCGATCGCTGCGCCGTACATCCACGCCAAGGTGGCGGTTGCCGATTACGGGACGCAAAAACAGGTTGCGTACGTGGGCTCGGCATACTTTGCCGCGGAATCCCTGGACCAGAGCCGGAACCTGGGGATTCTCGTGACAGAGCAGCCGATCCTCGACCGGATCGAAACAGAGTTCAACAAGGACTGGCAGGTTCCCGCTGTGCCGGAACCTGCCGGATGA
- a CDS encoding carboxylesterase/lipase family protein yields MQGWCRAGCILAACLMVAGLAVIAGCTQPVQDPTLVKTSAGYVSGINQSGIRVYLGIPFAAPPVGDLRWKPPAPARSWYGTKAATAYGATCPEAQKSSPAGGAAQNTSEDCLYLNVWTPAANASAKLPVMVFFYGGGFTSVEGSMPMYNGTTLAKQGVVVVTTNYRIGALGFLAHPGLDRESPHNASGNYGILDQQAALKWVQKNIGAFGGDPSRVTIFGQSAGGESTYIHLVSPESKGLYSQAIVESGPFFAHGAIINATHPKDYAEAFGTGYAESLGCSGPDAITCMRNTSPAALIAATPSSPSEFQSTHTVMFEPNIDGWVLPDSLDNLYRDHREAAIPLMVGNNANDGTTLSADANMSVPEYRAFLANRFGSDADVVFARYPANSTAEVQLRLAQIMEDMDFIDSVKYAADSMSTISPDTYMYRYSYIIPGQPQGAFHGSELVLLFSVPGIPVDPAVAGTVVDLWTRFAKTGDPNGGTNLIWPKYTQAAGQYLDINTTSSVRTV; encoded by the coding sequence ATGCAGGGATGGTGTCGTGCAGGATGTATTCTGGCAGCCTGCCTTATGGTTGCCGGGCTGGCAGTGATCGCCGGGTGTACGCAGCCGGTGCAGGACCCGACGCTCGTAAAGACCAGTGCCGGTTACGTATCGGGAATCAACCAGAGCGGGATCCGGGTCTATCTCGGGATCCCGTTTGCAGCCCCGCCGGTCGGCGACCTCCGCTGGAAGCCCCCGGCTCCTGCCCGGTCATGGTACGGCACAAAGGCGGCAACCGCGTACGGGGCAACCTGCCCGGAGGCACAGAAGAGTTCCCCGGCGGGAGGTGCCGCCCAAAACACGAGCGAGGACTGCCTGTACCTCAATGTCTGGACACCGGCAGCAAACGCGAGTGCGAAATTGCCGGTCATGGTCTTCTTCTATGGAGGGGGATTTACGAGCGTGGAAGGCTCGATGCCCATGTACAATGGCACTACCCTTGCAAAGCAGGGTGTTGTTGTCGTTACCACCAACTACCGGATCGGGGCGCTGGGATTCCTTGCCCACCCGGGTCTTGACCGGGAATCCCCGCACAATGCCTCGGGCAATTACGGGATTCTCGACCAGCAGGCCGCCCTGAAATGGGTGCAGAAGAACATCGGTGCGTTCGGCGGGGATCCTTCCCGGGTAACGATCTTTGGCCAGTCGGCCGGAGGAGAGAGCACCTACATCCACCTGGTCTCGCCCGAAAGCAAAGGGCTCTATAGCCAGGCTATCGTGGAGAGCGGTCCTTTCTTTGCCCATGGGGCGATCATCAACGCCACCCACCCGAAGGATTATGCCGAAGCGTTCGGGACCGGGTATGCAGAGAGCCTCGGGTGCTCCGGCCCGGATGCCATTACCTGCATGAGAAATACGAGCCCTGCTGCCCTGATCGCTGCAACGCCTTCGTCACCGTCGGAGTTCCAGAGCACCCACACGGTCATGTTCGAGCCCAACATCGACGGGTGGGTCCTGCCGGATAGTCTCGACAACCTCTACCGCGACCACCGGGAAGCGGCGATCCCCCTGATGGTCGGGAACAATGCCAATGACGGGACAACGCTTTCGGCAGATGCCAACATGAGCGTCCCGGAATACCGGGCCTTCCTTGCAAACCGGTTCGGCAGCGATGCTGACGTGGTCTTTGCACGCTACCCGGCCAATTCCACAGCAGAAGTCCAGCTCCGGCTCGCGCAGATCATGGAGGACATGGACTTCATAGACTCGGTAAAATATGCGGCAGATTCGATGAGCACGATCAGCCCCGACACGTACATGTACCGGTACTCGTACATCATCCCCGGGCAGCCCCAGGGGGCATTTCATGGCAGCGAGCTTGTCCTGCTCTTTTCCGTGCCCGGGATCCCCGTAGATCCGGCGGTTGCCGGAACGGTGGTGGACCTCTGGACCCGGTTTGCAAAGACGGGAGACCCGAACGGCGGGACGAACCTGATCTGGCCGAAGTACACGCAGGCTGCGGGCCAGTATCTCGATATCAATACTACCTCTTCGGTCAGGACCGTGTGA
- a CDS encoding methyltransferase family protein: MQVVYLLFAALWIIFYAYWLVSAWQTRNPVKRRQPRLMFLLYGFVWVIVWVVLVSWFLPGLLAEQIVPDSIWAAAAGLLITAAGLGFAVWARVHLGRNWSGLPLIHEQHTLTRTGPYRYVRHPIYSGITLGLLGTAIGTGYVIVFTCVLLVFVLFVMKSRMEEQVLEEEFREDYARYRREVKALIPYVF, from the coding sequence ATGCAGGTCGTCTATCTTCTCTTTGCAGCGCTCTGGATTATATTCTACGCGTACTGGCTCGTTTCCGCATGGCAGACCCGGAACCCGGTGAAACGCCGGCAGCCCCGGCTCATGTTCCTCCTGTACGGGTTTGTCTGGGTCATCGTATGGGTCGTCCTTGTTTCCTGGTTCCTGCCCGGGCTCCTTGCAGAACAGATCGTGCCCGACAGTATCTGGGCTGCGGCGGCCGGCCTTCTCATCACCGCAGCCGGCCTCGGGTTTGCGGTCTGGGCCCGGGTCCATCTTGGCAGGAACTGGAGCGGCCTTCCCCTTATCCACGAACAGCACACCCTCACCCGGACCGGGCCGTACCGGTACGTGCGTCACCCAATCTACTCCGGCATAACGCTGGGGCTGCTCGGGACGGCGATTGGTACCGGGTATGTCATTGTGTTTACCTGCGTCCTCCTCGTCTTTGTCCTCTTTGTGATGAAGTCCCGGATGGAAGAGCAGGTCCTTGAAGAAGAATTCAGGGAAGACTACGCCCGGTACCGGCGCGAGGTAAAGGCACTCATTCCCTATGTCTTCTGA
- a CDS encoding GNAT family N-acetyltransferase, which yields MSSDTSRGEGPGIAYTGSRSPGEGQPAPSPVIRRATPADIDAVFAIGTAEPAFGVSSAIRFYERCELEEWVAAPKENILLVLEDEDGIAGFLFCKIMSSHWAYLDNFYLRPGNRGRGYGRLFMEALLARLKCQGIAYLSTLIDKEDTFLTGYVTTYGLESEKTYVWMDRFVD from the coding sequence ATGTCTTCTGACACCTCCCGGGGAGAGGGCCCGGGCATCGCGTATACGGGGAGCAGATCCCCGGGGGAGGGTCAGCCGGCACCATCGCCCGTTATCCGCCGTGCCACCCCTGCCGATATTGATGCAGTCTTTGCGATCGGCACGGCAGAACCGGCCTTTGGCGTCAGTTCCGCGATCCGGTTCTACGAGCGTTGCGAACTTGAAGAATGGGTTGCAGCGCCGAAGGAGAATATCCTCCTGGTGCTTGAGGATGAAGACGGGATCGCCGGTTTCCTCTTCTGCAAGATCATGTCCTCGCACTGGGCATATCTCGATAACTTTTACCTCCGGCCGGGGAACCGGGGCCGGGGGTATGGCCGGCTCTTCATGGAGGCGCTCCTTGCCCGGCTCAAATGCCAGGGGATCGCGTACCTCTCCACGCTCATCGATAAAGAGGATACCTTCCTTACCGGGTATGTTACAACGTACGGCCTTGAATCCGAAAAGACCTACGTCTGGATGGATCGGTTCGTAGACTAA
- a CDS encoding DUF362 domain-containing protein, whose protein sequence is MTSKVWFASLRARSPEDSTEAKVRKLFDAAGMSSCIHKQDKTAIKLHFGEKGNDSYISPVFVRQVVEKVKAAGALPFVTDTNTLYLGSRANAVDHITTAILHGFDYAVVGAPVIIADGLSGKNTAPVEIRKNHFQTVTIAGDIVAADSMIVMTHFKGHEIAGFGGAIKNLAMGCAPPAGKRDQHQAKPYTINDLCIGCGKCTRVCPKSAITLVEKKSVINRNLCIGCFECMTVCPSHAIDIDWETEIPLFTERMVEYAYGAVKGKEGRVGYLSFLTRITPDCDCVPWSDASIVPDIGILASTDPVAIDAAACDLVNKQPGFKESFLTHHHEPGDDKFAGMRPNTDGPRQLRYAEELGLGSRTYELIRI, encoded by the coding sequence ATGACAAGCAAGGTCTGGTTTGCCAGCCTCCGGGCAAGGTCGCCCGAGGACAGTACCGAGGCAAAGGTACGAAAGCTCTTTGATGCGGCGGGGATGTCGTCCTGTATCCACAAACAGGACAAAACCGCGATAAAACTCCACTTCGGCGAGAAGGGAAACGACTCCTACATCAGCCCGGTCTTTGTCCGGCAGGTCGTGGAGAAGGTAAAGGCCGCAGGGGCCCTGCCGTTTGTAACCGACACCAACACCCTGTATCTCGGGAGCCGTGCAAACGCCGTCGATCACATCACCACGGCCATCCTCCACGGCTTCGATTACGCTGTGGTCGGGGCACCGGTGATCATCGCCGACGGCCTGTCCGGGAAGAATACCGCACCGGTCGAGATCCGGAAAAACCATTTCCAAACGGTCACGATTGCAGGCGACATCGTTGCAGCGGACAGCATGATCGTGATGACCCACTTCAAGGGCCACGAGATAGCCGGCTTTGGCGGGGCGATTAAAAACCTCGCCATGGGCTGCGCACCGCCCGCGGGAAAGCGCGACCAGCACCAGGCTAAGCCGTACACCATAAACGATCTCTGTATAGGGTGCGGGAAGTGCACGCGGGTCTGCCCGAAGTCGGCGATCACGCTTGTCGAGAAAAAGTCCGTTATTAACCGGAACCTCTGCATCGGCTGCTTTGAGTGCATGACGGTCTGCCCGTCCCATGCCATCGATATCGACTGGGAGACCGAGATCCCGCTCTTTACCGAGCGGATGGTCGAGTACGCGTACGGTGCGGTAAAAGGAAAGGAAGGCCGGGTGGGCTACCTCAGTTTCCTTACCCGGATCACGCCCGACTGCGACTGCGTGCCGTGGAGCGATGCCTCGATCGTGCCGGATATCGGCATCCTTGCCTCCACCGACCCGGTGGCAATCGATGCGGCGGCCTGCGATCTCGTGAACAAACAGCCGGGCTTTAAGGAATCCTTCCTGACCCACCACCACGAACCGGGCGACGACAAGTTTGCCGGGATGCGGCCGAACACCGACGGCCCGCGCCAGCTCCGGTATGCCGAGGAGCTCGGGCTGGGCAGCCGCACCTACGAGCTGATCCGGATATAA
- a CDS encoding ferritin, with product MLSKTIEEALNKQVNRELYSSYLYLGMSAWFETQNLKGFAGWMMVQSGEERNHAMKIYEYIIARQGKVSLGEIEAPKAKWTSAGKVFEEVYAHEQKVTGMIDALVDLAVKEKDHATFEMLQWFVKEQVEEEANAATICEKIKTVGDIPGHLFYLDHELSKRK from the coding sequence ATGCTCTCAAAAACCATAGAAGAAGCCCTGAACAAACAGGTCAACCGCGAACTCTATTCGTCCTACCTCTACCTTGGTATGTCGGCCTGGTTCGAGACCCAGAACCTCAAAGGGTTTGCCGGGTGGATGATGGTCCAGTCGGGCGAAGAACGGAACCATGCGATGAAGATCTACGAGTATATCATCGCCCGGCAGGGAAAGGTTTCGCTCGGGGAGATCGAGGCCCCCAAAGCCAAGTGGACGTCCGCCGGCAAGGTCTTTGAAGAGGTATACGCCCACGAGCAGAAGGTGACCGGCATGATCGATGCCCTCGTGGACCTCGCGGTTAAGGAGAAGGACCACGCAACCTTCGAGATGCTCCAGTGGTTCGTGAAAGAACAGGTCGAAGAGGAAGCAAACGCAGCCACAATCTGCGAGAAGATAAAGACCGTCGGAGATATTCCCGGGCACCTCTTCTATCTCGACCACGAACTTTCCAAGAGAAAGTAA